The Ipomoea triloba cultivar NCNSP0323 chromosome 13, ASM357664v1 genomic interval atattaaatatttataaaattaaattgcaaatgttgtaaataatatatatattttaatttggataaaaaaattaatattgaatgaattaaattttatgtaGCCATAGTTGATCCACTTTcaatgcgttttttttttttaaaaaactttaaaagtgatgagttaaatataattttttttaaaaattaaatgtaacaaaattttgaaaaactaaatagtttaaacaaattgaaatatatatagttcataCCCAACTTAAAAAAGATACACATTACTACGTGATGTTAAAAGTTTTAAGGGAGGATTTAACATTAATAAATGGTTCATTTTAAGGAAAGATCATTGTATATAACAATCCCCAATAATCCATATTAGTTTGGTCGAATAAGAAAACTATTTTGAACGAGTTCtactttattttcattataagCTCTCAACGTAGATATATTGATTGATCACTTTTGACGTAAATGTATTGATTTATCATTAAAATGGTAGCTTCTTTTTGTTCCTCATAATGTAGTGATGTActgttgaattttattttaaatcgaTACTTGCCTCATCAATTAATTGATAAGCAACTACATAccaatacaattattatttttggtcagGGCATGAGGTGTTCTGAGCAAGTTCTAATTGAGAGACACTTTTAAACTCGCACCACACTTATACTAATTTATATTCGTACCGGACCGGTCTAATTAAGGGACAAAGTACTTGTCAAACTTTTTCATACAAGAGGAAGTTTGAACTCCTGACTTCTCTCAAAGGACATGAGTGCACGACTATTCAGACCAATACAATTATAAAGTTAATAGTTTTGGGACCGAGTCAGAATAGTGTTTACAGTAGTGAGCAGTATAAAAAAATGAGTGAGCATATCCTTTTAagagtataaataataatatttggatGGGTAACAATTTCCAATATGATCCTTCTCCATATGTGTATGCAAAGCTAACTCAGCCATCCAAaaactttgtttggttgtttttggCCTTTTTCCCTCCTGGCTTTGGCGTGCCAGACTGCCAGCCAACAATCTATTTTCTTGgctaatttcaatttcattattttttttttctttttgatttttcAAGATTTGAACAACCCATCAAACCTCCTCTATAAATCAATCCATCATATCCATTAATCCCAGTCCCCTCAAACACTTTTCTCCTCCTCCCTTCTCCTCCGCCGTCGCCGCCGCCAAtgctgccgccgccgccgctggaAAAAAAGGGTTAAAAAAATGAAGGAGTTTTGGACGACACTCGCGTCAGTAATGGGGGTCTGGGCTTTCTGCCAGAGCCTTCTGCACGCGGTGTTCCCTCCGGAGCTCCGTTTCGCCACCGTGAAATTCTTCCACCGCCTCTGCAGCTGGTTCTCCGCCTACTGCTACTACGACATAACGGAGATCGACGGCGTGAACACCAACGAGCTCTACAACGCGGTGCAGCTCTACCTGAGCAGCTCGGCGGGGGTGAGCGCGGGCAACCGGCTCAGCCTGACCCGCGGCCTCAACTCCAGCACCATCACCTTCGGCCTCAGCAACAACGACAGCCTGGCAGACAGTTACAACGGCGTGCGCGTGGTGTGGGAGCACGTGGTGACTCCCCGCCAGTCCACGGCCTTCACGTGGCGCCCACTCCCGGAGGAGAAGCGTGGGTTTCTCCTCCGGGCTAAAAAGAAGGACAAAGCCACCGTCCTCGGCGCCTACCTCGACTTCGTAATGGAAAGGGCCAACGAGATACGCCGCAAGAACCAAGATCGGCTCCTCTACACCAACTCGCGGGGCGGATCTCTCGACTCGCGCGGACACCCCTGGGAGTCCGTCCCGTTTAAGCACCCCAGCACGTTCGAGACGCTCGCCATGGACCCCACACGAAAGGAGGAAATCATGGCCGACCTTAAGGATTTCGCCAACGGGGAAGCGTTTTATCAGCGGACCGGGCGGGCTTGGAAACGAGGGTACCTTCTTTACGGCCCGCCCGGGACCGGAAAGTCCAGTATGATCGCCGCCATGGCTAATTTCTTAGGCTACGACATCTACGACCTGGAACTCACCGAGGTCCACACAAATTCCGAGCTTCGAAAGCTCCTTATGAAAACAAGCTCCAAATCCATCATAGTAATTGAAGACATTGATTGCTCCATAAACCTCGCCAACAGAAAAAAATCCGGCAATAATTACGGCAAGCCCGGCCGGGACGCCGCCCCACGGTTctgctccgccgccgccgccgcagcaggcggcggcggcggcgcagACGACGGCGCCACCAACACCATCACCCTCTCCGGCCTCCTTAACTTCACGGACGGATTATGGTCCTGCTGCGGGAGCGAGCGGATCTTCGTGTTCACCACCAATCACGTGGAGAAATTAGACCCGGCATTGCTCAGGAGCGGCAGAATGGACATGCATATCCATATGAGCTACTGCACTTTTCCGGCCCTGAAAATCCTGCTCAAGAACTACCTGGGCTACCAGGACGCCGCCCTCTCCGGCGACCTGGAGGACGTGATTGCGGCGGCGGAGATGACGCCGGCGGACATCAGTGAGGTGCTGATAAAGAACCGGAGAAACAAGAAGGCGGCGGTGGGGGAATTGGCGCAGGTTTTGAGGGCGAGAGCAGAGGTGAATAACAGGGCAAAGTCCGGGGAGAGCAGAGATGAAGAAGAGCAAGAGAAGAGGGCACTGGAGAGCCCCAAAAATAACAAATGTGGGGTTGAATTGGAAGAAGATGGGGAAATGGAAGaagaaggggaagaagaagaaaatgatggaAAGGAGTTGCATTGATGATATGATGATTCTTTTTGGGGCTCAAagctttttgtttctttttgggGACAAGAAGATCAGATGGAGAAGACAAACAGGTTGCTGTTTGATTCTTCAACAAGaggaatataaattattattgttgttattattatttttattattgttattattactactcTTTGAAGATGAATTTTGTGGATGGGCTTTCTCTACTTGTGTGGCCATATTCTTAAGATGATACAACACTAATTTCAATTCTCTGCATCATCATTATCTCTTTTGACTAAACCATGCATGATTCACAAATAATGCAaatcttttttcttctcttctcctctcATGTATATCTAGCAAGGGATCAATGAACTCAAGTAGTGGCTAAATTCTAAATAATGCTACTCATGTTGTTCAAAAGTGGGGTCTAGTTATAGATAAAATAAGTATGCTCAATATgtcaaagtttttaaatttgtttaggATCTGGGCAATCTCAATCAAATTGGTTAGACCGCTAACTCAATAGCTCCAAAGTTAGAAGTTTGACTCTCAACAGAAGCGGTTTATTGACTTTATTGatttgagccgatcagctaGTGCAAACACTCAAGTAGTGTTGTGGATTTTCTTTGTAACCTAAAATTTGTTTAGAGTACGATCTACATTAAGAATTGCATAAACGTACAAAATCTTGCCTAGTGACCTTGTAGACCAATATTGTAGGAAACCGAATTGCTCTTAAGTACATATAGGTCATCAAACATGCATGTGGAGTTGTTCTTTAGGCTCACCATaactaagattttttttaaaaacaaaatcttcttttaaaacataattcTTGTTGAGACAACTAAGACTCTTTTTAGGAGAGTAATGAGACCAGAAGGGTAGGATTAGAGTGGTCCAATCTTGTCACATTGCCAAAAATTTTACCCTTCaattgaaactttaattttataaataaaacgGCAATCTTTCCTAATTGTTCGTGTTGAACATATagtatataaaacataaatgcaTAGTCTAACTATTAGTTTATTCTTTTAGCTGAGATTGAAGACATCCTTGAAATGTTTTAACAAAAAAATCTCGAAAAAAGAGGTTAAATTGATGGATCACTCCAAGCGTTGTCCCAAACAAAGCAGATTCTGACTTGGGTTGGGGAGTTCATGTAAGCTGTCAATTTTGCATGTGGAGTGTTTGGCCATATGAGTTGAAGATCGTCTTACTCCACTGGCTTCACACACTGGCTCTGCATATGATGAGATATCTGGTTCACATGCCACTGTTACCCAATTATATAGTACCCATTCATGGGTGGTCTAGCAGAGCTCATGAAGTTCATCATCCCCATCATTAACCTTTTGTTAGCTGGCTGGGATGTGAACCCTTCAATCACGTGGGCTGATTCACTTTCTGATTGCTCATGTTGGGAATTTAGGGCACTACAATTTGCCAAACCCCAATTTGCTATTATTTTGAAAACGACATTCTCTTCACATTTAGCCTAGTTAGAGTGTAAGGTTCGATTCTTATCTAGAACAAAAGAAAGAGGTATGTAACCACTTTGTTGTAATTAAGCACTAATTTATAAACAATTGAAACATCCCATCCACTAAGTCTCCTGTGCAGGAATGATGGCGTCGTGAGGGTTAGGATGTGATTGTTTTTTGGGTGTAACCCAGAGTTTTCGCCGCTTGACACAGTGAATAATCTCATTGTAGGCATCTGTAAGAGTGGACAACTGGTTTAGGGATGTCAACAGGgcggggtggggggtgggggctACCCCCAtgatccccgtccccgtccccatccccgccagagaaggaaaaaatatCCCCATCTCCATCCCCACGGGGATTATCCAGGGACGGGGAATCTCCTACCccatttgtaatttataaaaaataaaaatatatatactcatcttaaaaaaaaaaagaagaaaatcacAAGGCAAGTAAATCCCAAAGTAAGTAAATTAATGactagaatatttttaaaataatatatatatatatatatatatatatatatattcggggGCGGGGCGGGACCGGCCGGGGAATTAAATATTCTCCTCATTCCCCTATTTTTGTCCCCATCCCCACCGCCATCAGGGTGGGGAGTCGGGTTTCCTGTCGGGTGCGGGTACAATTGACATCCTTAAACTGATTTGGAGATTTAATTAAGGCTACTTTATGTCTCCATACCAAAAGCCAAGAATCGAATTGCTGATGTTTGGTTAAGAATGATGATGTAATTGTTTGAAAATGATATCCTCTTGACATTTTCTTTCTATTAAATTaatccaaataattaaaatttttaaaacattttatatgTGCTGAATTTGCGGTCTGATTTGGATACTGGGATGGAGTTGCTGAGTTTAATTGGGTGGTGACACTAGGATTTGCAATGCCCAATTTGTAGCCTTTTACCTAATACTAATAGTATATGTGTTGTTTTGTGCTCTCCATATGAGATTAGTGTCACATTAGTGTATGTTAAAGTCGGATTTGGAATTTTCTTTGATTGAGTTGCCTACCCAATATTATTGTTCCTTCTACTTGTTCACCTTTCATGCATATCAACAAAATCAATGCCTTCCAACTTGCTGCTTTGACTCTACTATGCTTAACATTTTTTGACTCTACTTTAGCTAGCTACCAACAACTTGATCTAAATAGTCAATTTGCTTTCAACTTGTGTATATAAAACAGATTCATATCATCATTTTGTCTCTCATTTTTTACATATATGTGTCAATTTGCATGTGGTTCTTTGTCGATTGGAATTATAATTTACATGCTTGATTTGTATCACTAGTTTTATTAACTTAAAGTCTAATCCCCAGGGCTCTGGCTACTTTTTCTCCTGAGATTTAGTGGaagaaattaattattgtaGTATATGTCTCAACTGGTAATCAAGAGTTTAAATGTTTGTACAGTCGTTTCCATTAACTCACAGTGCACAGACTTGAATAAAATTGAAGAGATTCTCTTAGACCCATCACTAGTATTTGAATGGCTATAGTTcttacttttttcctttttttttttaatgtttatattttgtaatttttgaggGGAATAGTGAAATATAATCCACTATTCTATTTCTAAAATCATTCATGATTGCCCACAACAAACTAATAAGAGTACAATGATCATTATTCCCATAAGTACAAACTAAAATAGAACATCCATGTACGATGTTATACATTTAGTTAGTCAATTTTGAGTTAcggtaaaataaaaatgaatgtaTTGTATCtatctctttctctttttttttttcttttttttttgttttgtttttgtttttgtttttgtttattgtatctatctctttctcttttttaGTACATTCAAAGAGATAGGAAATCAAAAAAGAGATTGGAAATCAAGTATTCTTAAAACCACAAATTAATGTTCAAGTTTCAAGGCAcaacgcaaaaaaaaaaagtataatatttaccTTGTTAATTATGAGTACTCCACTATGTTTCTACAAGATGAGCAATGAAGATTCTCGAAATTGTGGtgtaattttgtttaaatataaattaatgtaTATTAAGTGCAtgctttatgtgaaaattatgaaaGTGGTTGCATCTTCTTCAACCTTATTGTATCATTCattgaacaaaaatattaaagtaaTTTATGGAACTATTTGATTGGATAATCTTGAATTTGAAGGTCAAAATTGACAATAATAAGAATGGGGAAACATGAAAACAAATCCCAAGATTTTCATGTTTGGAAAAAGCAAAATtgaggagaaaaaaataataataataaagggcaGCTGTAAAAGTTTGTTTGacatttaaaaattgtgt includes:
- the LOC116003019 gene encoding AAA-ATPase At5g57480-like, translated to MKEFWTTLASVMGVWAFCQSLLHAVFPPELRFATVKFFHRLCSWFSAYCYYDITEIDGVNTNELYNAVQLYLSSSAGVSAGNRLSLTRGLNSSTITFGLSNNDSLADSYNGVRVVWEHVVTPRQSTAFTWRPLPEEKRGFLLRAKKKDKATVLGAYLDFVMERANEIRRKNQDRLLYTNSRGGSLDSRGHPWESVPFKHPSTFETLAMDPTRKEEIMADLKDFANGEAFYQRTGRAWKRGYLLYGPPGTGKSSMIAAMANFLGYDIYDLELTEVHTNSELRKLLMKTSSKSIIVIEDIDCSINLANRKKSGNNYGKPGRDAAPRFCSAAAAAAGGGGGADDGATNTITLSGLLNFTDGLWSCCGSERIFVFTTNHVEKLDPALLRSGRMDMHIHMSYCTFPALKILLKNYLGYQDAALSGDLEDVIAAAEMTPADISEVLIKNRRNKKAAVGELAQVLRARAEVNNRAKSGESRDEEEQEKRALESPKNNKCGVELEEDGEMEEEGEEEENDGKELH